The Flavobacterium piscisymbiosum genome includes a region encoding these proteins:
- a CDS encoding DUF1254 domain-containing protein has product MKKIFIPLLAVLLLISCKKETATGKEVGNGIVANDTAAVKIGIPAGPVANTILTDEYVKHIGTLAYLWGWPMTNIHNRNVMFSKLPEPSYEGGIVPLSPPNQLCMLTDYIQSGEREVACPNQDVVYGFGITDFTKDAIVVQVPDFGDRFWVYQVCNQRTDGYAALGKMYGTKPGFYLLTGPKWNGKVPDGITAVFKCDTDLGVVIPRVFQTDDPADKKSIQPIVQKIVMYTLSQFDGKEKTKDWTKIPILPSPAKKGNEETKWVKPEVYFDELPAIMKEVPPMPGEEAIYGQIQSVLAAAAKDPKIKAILKQAAIDADQKLITPLFQFSNVGYPLKDNWTTQANGAQFGLDYLTRTACAKANIFVNKPIETKYFYQDKDVSGVRLQGNSKYTVTFAKGEVPPVKGFWSLTLYNQYHFFSPNSINRFSLGTKNKDLKYNTDGSLTLYVQNTPPSNDKLSNWLPSPKETFSLYIRCYWPEDRVIKDSWLPPAVLKTS; this is encoded by the coding sequence ATGAAAAAAATATTTATTCCTCTATTGGCAGTTTTACTATTGATAAGCTGTAAAAAAGAAACGGCAACCGGAAAAGAAGTTGGTAATGGTATAGTTGCCAATGATACAGCAGCAGTTAAAATTGGCATTCCTGCTGGTCCGGTGGCAAACACAATTTTGACAGATGAATATGTAAAACACATTGGAACACTTGCTTATTTATGGGGTTGGCCAATGACAAATATTCATAATAGAAACGTAATGTTCTCAAAACTTCCGGAGCCAAGTTATGAGGGAGGAATTGTACCATTGAGTCCGCCAAATCAATTGTGTATGTTGACAGACTATATTCAGTCAGGTGAAAGAGAAGTAGCTTGTCCGAATCAGGATGTAGTTTACGGATTTGGGATAACTGATTTTACCAAAGACGCAATAGTAGTTCAGGTTCCGGATTTTGGAGATCGTTTTTGGGTATATCAGGTTTGTAATCAACGTACAGATGGTTATGCAGCTTTAGGAAAAATGTACGGAACAAAACCTGGATTCTATTTATTGACAGGGCCAAAATGGAACGGAAAAGTGCCGGATGGGATTACTGCTGTATTCAAATGTGATACTGATTTGGGAGTGGTGATTCCGCGTGTTTTTCAAACAGATGATCCTGCTGATAAAAAATCAATTCAGCCGATAGTTCAAAAAATAGTAATGTATACTTTAAGTCAGTTTGACGGAAAAGAGAAAACGAAAGACTGGACAAAAATTCCAATTTTGCCTTCACCTGCAAAAAAAGGAAATGAAGAAACAAAATGGGTAAAACCAGAAGTATACTTTGATGAATTACCGGCTATTATGAAAGAAGTTCCGCCAATGCCTGGTGAAGAAGCTATTTACGGACAAATTCAATCTGTTTTGGCTGCAGCTGCAAAAGATCCAAAGATAAAAGCGATACTTAAACAAGCTGCAATAGATGCAGATCAAAAATTAATTACGCCTTTATTTCAATTTTCGAATGTAGGTTATCCATTAAAAGACAATTGGACAACACAAGCAAACGGAGCACAATTTGGATTGGATTATCTAACCAGAACTGCTTGCGCTAAAGCCAATATTTTTGTGAATAAACCTATCGAGACAAAATATTTCTATCAGGACAAAGATGTTTCAGGAGTAAGATTACAGGGAAATAGTAAGTACACAGTAACTTTTGCAAAAGGAGAAGTACCACCTGTAAAAGGTTTTTGGTCGCTTACTTTATACAATCAATACCACTTCTTTTCTCCAAATTCAATCAATCGTTTTTCTTTAGGAACAAAAAATAAGGATTTAAAATATAATACAGATGGATCATTGACGCTTTATGTACAAAATACACCTCCATCTAATGATAAATTAAGTAACTGGTTACCATCGCCAAAAGAAACTTTTTCTCTTTATATAAGATGTTATTGGCCAGAAGACCGTGTTATAAAAGACAGTTGGCTTCCTCCGGCAGTTTTGAAAACAAGTTAA
- a CDS encoding DUF2490 domain-containing protein gives MKRINISKSLFIIVLMLFCSIKTNAQKMAQNVAAWVGYEMYLPFKEDGRWGLLLEGYSKGNQFVSELQGSFYRAGANYYLKNGNRLGAGFAYQWDLPYDEISLPYNNPDYRIYEQFIWRIVKKEGNEVWSQRFRMEQRWLGRKDDPNSTSDHFDYYKFENTFRYQVRYQLWFKPRWAAVVYDELHIRTNAASGNENYLDQNRLYLGTAYSLDKRREIRMELGYMNQIFFKSPDTESGLSRMNHTIRITLTTDLPFKRKEN, from the coding sequence ATGAAGAGAATTAATATTTCAAAATCCTTATTTATTATTGTATTAATGCTCTTTTGCAGCATTAAAACAAATGCTCAAAAAATGGCACAAAATGTTGCCGCTTGGGTGGGTTATGAAATGTATTTGCCTTTTAAAGAAGACGGACGCTGGGGTTTGTTATTAGAAGGATATTCAAAAGGAAATCAATTTGTATCTGAACTTCAGGGTTCTTTTTACAGGGCAGGAGCCAATTATTATCTTAAAAACGGAAACCGTTTAGGAGCCGGGTTCGCCTATCAGTGGGATTTGCCTTATGATGAGATTTCACTGCCATATAATAATCCGGATTACCGTATTTACGAGCAGTTTATTTGGCGTATTGTTAAGAAAGAAGGAAATGAAGTTTGGTCGCAACGTTTTAGAATGGAGCAACGCTGGTTAGGTCGAAAAGACGACCCCAACAGTACAAGTGATCACTTTGATTATTACAAATTCGAAAATACGTTCAGATACCAGGTGCGATATCAATTATGGTTTAAACCGCGATGGGCGGCAGTGGTTTATGATGAACTTCATATTAGAACAAATGCTGCCAGTGGTAACGAAAACTATCTGGATCAAAACAGATTGTATTTAGGAACAGCTTATAGTCTTGATAAACGAAGGGAAATCCGGATGGAATTGGGCTATATGAATCAGATTTTTTTTAAATCGCCTGACACCGAAAGTGGTTTAAGCAGAATGAATCATACCATTAGAATTACGTTAACAACAGATTTGCCTTTTAAAAGAAAAGAAAATTAA
- a CDS encoding DUF2252 domain-containing protein, whose protein sequence is MTDEFNDKSENIFDPVASKAERFDKGVAIRKVTPRSTHQEWNPSENREDPVEILIQTSIGRIESLLPIRYSRMMESPFAFFRGSAAIMAADLAQTPNTGIDLQLCGDCHLMNFGGFATPERKLVFDINDFDETHPGPWEWDVKRLAASFVIAGRWRKFSNKTCKEFAWNVADSYKRHMLEYSKLSALQIWYADIDLAELIERGDDEEIKSFQQKRIKKAAEYTAHEKEFAKMTYHEGPRARIKDDPPLIYHPTGEGAKRILEEAEMVHNRYLKTLSDEKKVLLSRYTLHDLAIKVVGVGSVGTLCGISLLMSATGEPIFLQFKEARKSVLEANVKAKSKYTHQGERIVRGQKLMQSASDMFLGWTNDDNGKFFYIRQLRDAKVKPVLEIMKSKNMIDYAKACGWALARAHARTGDPSVLSGYMGKSNEFANAISRFSISYANQNDADYTKMLEAIKEGRLPISAEI, encoded by the coding sequence ATGACTGACGAATTCAACGATAAAAGCGAAAATATTTTTGATCCTGTAGCATCAAAAGCGGAACGTTTTGACAAGGGCGTTGCAATAAGAAAAGTTACGCCCCGATCAACGCATCAGGAATGGAATCCATCGGAAAATCGGGAAGATCCGGTCGAAATTTTAATTCAAACAAGCATTGGAAGAATCGAAAGTCTGTTACCGATTCGATATAGCCGAATGATGGAATCTCCTTTTGCTTTTTTTAGAGGATCTGCTGCAATTATGGCGGCAGACTTAGCACAAACTCCCAATACAGGAATTGATCTTCAGCTTTGCGGAGATTGTCATTTAATGAATTTTGGAGGATTTGCAACTCCGGAGCGCAAACTGGTTTTTGATATTAATGATTTTGATGAAACACATCCAGGACCTTGGGAGTGGGATGTAAAAAGACTCGCCGCAAGTTTTGTAATCGCCGGAAGATGGAGAAAATTTTCGAATAAAACCTGTAAAGAATTTGCCTGGAATGTTGCCGATAGTTATAAAAGACACATGTTGGAGTATAGTAAATTATCAGCGCTTCAAATTTGGTATGCCGATATTGATCTGGCAGAATTGATAGAAAGAGGTGATGATGAAGAAATAAAATCATTTCAGCAAAAGCGAATTAAAAAAGCGGCAGAATATACTGCTCATGAAAAAGAATTTGCAAAGATGACCTATCATGAAGGTCCGCGGGCAAGAATAAAAGATGATCCGCCTTTAATTTATCATCCAACAGGAGAAGGTGCAAAACGAATTTTGGAGGAAGCAGAAATGGTCCATAACCGGTATCTCAAAACATTGTCTGATGAAAAAAAAGTATTATTAAGTAGATATACCTTACATGATCTGGCTATAAAAGTGGTGGGTGTAGGAAGTGTGGGAACGCTTTGTGGAATTAGTTTGTTAATGTCGGCTACTGGCGAACCTATTTTTTTACAATTTAAAGAAGCCAGAAAAAGTGTGCTTGAAGCAAATGTAAAAGCCAAAAGTAAGTACACTCATCAGGGTGAACGAATTGTGAGAGGGCAAAAACTGATGCAATCTGCATCAGACATGTTTTTAGGATGGACAAACGATGACAATGGTAAATTTTTTTACATCCGCCAGCTTCGCGATGCAAAAGTAAAACCGGTGCTTGAAATTATGAAATCTAAAAACATGATCGATTATGCAAAAGCTTGCGGTTGGGCACTTGCAAGAGCACATGCCCGTACAGGAGATCCTTCGGTATTATCAGGATATATGGGGAAAAGTAATGAATTTGCTAATGCAATTTCGAGATTTTCTATTTCTTATGCGAACCAAAATGATGCAGATTATACCAAAATGTTAGAAGCAATAAAAGAGGGAAGATTACCAATTTCGGCTGAAATCTAA
- a CDS encoding DUF2092 domain-containing protein: MGKKFLFLMGFVIMTITTNGQTQRIDSTAVFLLHRTGETFQDIKSCSFTAITTYDVANESLGLIKHAINDKVAIKFPDKMKVTSSGDKGNRALWYNGKKLNYYSFDNNTYGFTAAPGSVIETIDEASKKFGIEFPGADFFYPSFLQDLLSEQGNLVFLGETIVDGRDCFHIAGNDKTKSFQFWIASDDLFLPVKLVIIYTSDKDKPQYEALYKDWTINTDYPDSMFEFTTPPKATKVKLAPRENTK, encoded by the coding sequence ATGGGTAAAAAGTTTTTGTTTTTGATGGGCTTTGTGATAATGACAATCACTACCAATGGCCAAACACAGCGTATCGATTCTACGGCTGTTTTTCTCTTACATCGAACTGGCGAAACTTTTCAGGATATAAAGTCTTGCAGTTTTACAGCGATTACAACTTATGATGTAGCAAACGAAAGTTTAGGCCTTATCAAGCATGCTATAAATGATAAAGTAGCCATTAAGTTTCCTGATAAAATGAAAGTTACTTCATCAGGAGACAAAGGAAACCGCGCTTTATGGTACAATGGTAAAAAACTTAATTATTACTCGTTTGATAATAATACGTATGGTTTTACAGCCGCTCCCGGTTCTGTCATCGAAACGATTGACGAAGCCAGCAAAAAATTTGGAATCGAATTTCCGGGTGCTGATTTTTTCTACCCTTCCTTTTTGCAGGATCTATTGTCAGAACAAGGCAATTTAGTCTTTTTAGGAGAAACCATAGTCGATGGGCGTGACTGTTTTCATATTGCAGGAAACGATAAAACAAAAAGTTTTCAGTTCTGGATTGCCAGTGATGATTTGTTTCTACCAGTAAAATTAGTGATTATTTATACTTCAGATAAAGACAAACCTCAATACGAGGCCCTTTATAAAGACTGGACTATAAATACAGATTATCCGGATTCTATGTTTGAATTTACGACGCCTCCCAAAGCGACAAAAGTAAAATTAGCGCCTAGAGAAAACACTAAATAA
- a CDS encoding DUF6515 family protein, giving the protein MKSYQPKNKIAILIIAFFALLIMIPEEATAQRFGHFAPPRPMPRPMPRPMPMPAPRPLPPPRPIPPAPRPLPPRPLPPPPHPYPRPYPVPFHPYPVPFPYAYHPFVPYAWGPTWYPVGFFLTTLTTAAIVISVENTNYNYDDGVYYVKESSGYKVVSAPLGATISELPKGYVTINVSGVEYYYYGGTYYSKDSSKYKVVNAPVGAVVSHLPEGAEEKTIDGQKYMIYNNVYYQPISKDGQDSYVVVQGK; this is encoded by the coding sequence ATGAAATCATATCAACCCAAAAATAAAATAGCAATCCTGATTATTGCATTTTTTGCATTATTAATTATGATTCCTGAAGAAGCAACAGCACAGCGTTTTGGTCATTTTGCGCCTCCCAGACCAATGCCCAGACCAATGCCCAGACCAATGCCAATGCCAGCACCGAGACCATTACCGCCACCAAGACCTATACCTCCTGCGCCGCGACCGTTACCTCCAAGACCTTTACCGCCGCCACCGCATCCGTATCCTAGGCCTTATCCGGTACCATTTCATCCTTATCCAGTGCCTTTTCCTTATGCTTATCATCCGTTTGTACCCTATGCTTGGGGACCAACGTGGTATCCGGTAGGTTTCTTTTTGACAACATTAACCACTGCCGCTATAGTGATATCTGTAGAAAACACAAATTATAACTATGATGATGGAGTTTACTATGTAAAAGAATCTAGTGGTTACAAAGTAGTTTCTGCGCCACTTGGAGCAACAATTTCGGAGTTGCCAAAAGGATATGTCACCATCAATGTTTCGGGTGTCGAATACTATTATTATGGAGGAACCTATTACTCAAAAGACAGCAGTAAATATAAAGTCGTAAATGCTCCGGTTGGAGCCGTTGTTTCGCATCTTCCGGAAGGAGCCGAAGAAAAAACAATAGACGGTCAAAAATACATGATTTACAATAACGTGTATTATCAGCCAATTTCAAAAGACGGACAAGACAGTTATGTCGTTGTACAAGGAAAATAG
- a CDS encoding DUF4136 domain-containing protein, whose amino-acid sequence MNIKRKNLRIISMLLLGLFFSCSPTVKVTSDYDHSANFSEYKTFAFYDLKAQEGQINQLNVDRITKAIRAELINKGFTETTTNPDLKVNAVTILKNKTSVSANTDFYGYGGMYRPYGYWGGGGAMMGNANTTFNSYDYVDGSLIIDIVSSKTQKLIWQGIGNAQIDSKPDNPEEFVTNSIKKILAGFPPGLAKK is encoded by the coding sequence ATGAATATTAAAAGAAAGAATCTTCGTATAATCTCAATGTTGCTTTTGGGTTTATTTTTCAGCTGCTCTCCAACTGTAAAAGTGACAAGTGACTATGACCATTCTGCTAATTTTAGCGAATACAAAACTTTTGCATTTTATGATTTAAAAGCACAGGAAGGTCAAATCAATCAATTGAATGTAGATCGTATTACAAAAGCAATTCGTGCTGAGTTGATCAACAAAGGTTTTACAGAAACAACTACCAATCCGGATTTAAAAGTAAATGCGGTTACGATCTTAAAAAACAAAACATCTGTATCTGCCAACACTGATTTTTACGGTTATGGCGGAATGTATCGCCCTTACGGATATTGGGGTGGTGGAGGTGCAATGATGGGTAATGCCAATACAACATTTAATTCTTACGATTATGTTGATGGCTCACTGATCATTGATATTGTATCATCAAAAACTCAAAAACTGATTTGGCAAGGAATTGGTAACGCTCAAATTGACAGTAAACCAGACAATCCGGAAGAGTTTGTTACTAATTCTATCAAAAAAATTCTGGCTGGTTTTCCTCCCGGCTTAGCAAAAAAATAG
- a CDS encoding helix-turn-helix domain-containing protein, with product MIDIVLSLFFFIATIVGFATSFMVLFSKKNYSKSFFLGLFLFSLAVVSVYNFYLSANSFKEFPDLFMIAKSFIFLVAPCAFLYVRSMLFSGKLFKKYDWLHFLPFLIYFTLTLFVWVGTFLNLQIVDSVSAKINSPFSMLSLTVWLLYAFCQTMMILNYDLKKFKENHFNRIKILSWIRVYNLMILFLFSALFVHYFLMARVDRIDFSCYILISSVLVFTVAWLYFRPQIFYDTNETIEFAETRSETVETSENKTVLPLVKELTSEKKLLYLNKLESIFESKELFLKKDLVIRDIADETGISVHHISNLINSEFNLHFQDYVNLKRIEYFKDKINDPEWKDLSLEGMAWGSGFKSRTTCFRAFIKHTGKSPSEYFKVIRINPEKTNAYYFKQASN from the coding sequence ATGATCGATATAGTACTTTCACTTTTCTTTTTTATAGCAACAATAGTAGGCTTTGCAACTTCTTTTATGGTTCTTTTTTCAAAAAAAAACTACTCAAAAAGTTTCTTTCTCGGATTGTTTTTATTCAGTCTTGCCGTCGTTAGCGTATATAATTTTTACTTATCTGCAAACAGTTTCAAAGAATTTCCTGATTTATTTATGATCGCAAAATCATTTATTTTTTTGGTTGCTCCTTGTGCCTTTTTGTATGTAAGAAGCATGTTGTTCTCGGGCAAATTGTTTAAAAAGTACGATTGGCTGCATTTTTTACCTTTTCTAATATATTTTACTTTAACTCTTTTTGTATGGGTAGGTACCTTTCTGAATCTGCAAATAGTTGATTCTGTTTCAGCCAAAATAAACAGTCCTTTTTCGATGTTAAGTCTGACCGTTTGGCTCTTATATGCTTTTTGTCAGACCATGATGATTTTGAATTACGATTTGAAAAAATTTAAAGAAAATCACTTCAACAGAATAAAAATTTTAAGCTGGATTAGAGTATATAATTTGATGATATTGTTTTTGTTTTCAGCTCTGTTTGTACATTATTTTTTAATGGCACGTGTAGATAGAATTGATTTTTCCTGTTATATATTAATATCATCGGTTTTGGTTTTTACAGTAGCATGGCTCTATTTTAGACCACAAATTTTTTATGATACAAATGAAACTATTGAGTTTGCTGAAACAAGATCAGAAACAGTAGAGACAAGTGAAAACAAGACGGTTTTACCACTTGTAAAAGAATTAACTTCCGAAAAAAAATTACTATATCTCAACAAATTAGAGAGCATTTTTGAATCAAAAGAACTCTTTTTGAAAAAAGATTTAGTAATACGCGATATCGCTGATGAGACTGGAATATCAGTACATCACATCTCCAATTTAATCAATTCAGAATTTAATCTTCATTTTCAGGATTATGTAAATCTTAAAAGGATCGAATATTTTAAAGATAAAATTAATGACCCTGAGTGGAAAGATTTATCGCTTGAAGGTATGGCCTGGGGCTCTGGTTTTAAATCCAGAACAACCTGTTTTAGAGCCTTTATAAAACATACTGGAAAATCACCTTCTGAATATTTTAAAGTAATTAGAATTAATCCTGAGAAAACCAATGCTTATTATTTTAAACAAGCTTCAAACTAA
- a CDS encoding SphA family protein: protein MKTKLNIQRQTIKSFFTLLLLLISFLSHAQLKGGHILGAMGLQSGTQTPENTLSVYVPGYIYSASSLRNANGDKSIANPDLNMFITGVGATYVSDFKILGANYGATVLLAFASNRIQGNTVDSKSPFALTDTYIVPVQLGWHNKRADFVFSYQIYLPTGKFDLGASDNSGLGMFMNEFSAGTTLFFNDKKTVHFSALVSYELNGKKKDTDIKTGDLLSIEGGLGKTFYMMNPEKTAPKGILNAGLIYYLQYKVTNDQIPVPVFGTIETDKDRVGGIGAEINYYHIGCSTSAGFRWIAEVEAVNRFQGNTFFLTLAHVFSFKKK from the coding sequence ATGAAAACAAAACTTAATATACAAAGACAAACCATAAAATCATTTTTTACACTATTACTTCTGCTCATTTCCTTTTTGAGTCATGCACAGCTTAAAGGAGGTCATATTCTTGGGGCAATGGGGCTACAATCCGGAACGCAGACTCCAGAAAATACCTTAAGTGTTTATGTACCGGGATATATTTACAGCGCTTCATCTTTAAGAAATGCCAATGGCGATAAATCTATTGCAAATCCTGACCTGAACATGTTTATTACAGGGGTAGGTGCAACATATGTAAGTGATTTTAAAATTTTAGGGGCCAATTATGGCGCAACTGTTTTGCTTGCATTTGCATCCAATAGAATTCAGGGAAATACCGTAGACTCCAAAAGTCCTTTTGCCTTAACAGATACTTATATTGTTCCGGTGCAACTAGGCTGGCACAATAAAAGAGCCGACTTTGTTTTTAGTTATCAAATCTATTTGCCAACAGGAAAATTTGATCTCGGAGCTTCTGATAATAGTGGCTTAGGAATGTTTATGAATGAGTTTTCTGCCGGAACAACTTTATTTTTTAATGATAAAAAAACGGTCCATTTTTCAGCTTTAGTTTCTTATGAACTCAATGGAAAAAAGAAAGATACTGATATTAAAACAGGAGACCTTTTAAGTATTGAAGGAGGTTTAGGAAAAACCTTTTATATGATGAATCCTGAAAAAACAGCGCCTAAAGGAATATTAAACGCGGGATTAATTTATTACCTACAATATAAAGTGACAAACGATCAGATACCGGTTCCTGTATTTGGTACTATCGAGACTGATAAAGATCGCGTTGGCGGTATCGGGGCCGAGATCAATTACTATCATATTGGTTGTAGTACTTCTGCAGGATTTCGATGGATTGCTGAGGTCGAAGCCGTAAATAGATTTCAGGGAAATACTTTTTTTCTCACACTCGCCCATGTGTTTAGTTTCAAGAAAAAATAG
- a CDS encoding BamA/TamA family outer membrane protein has protein sequence MRNKYSDATMKSTKLFQKIILASLFFLLSFTMMGQKPHISVKDSLDGAFDLSDYIIYAHGFIVVPTLITEPALGGIGGAIVPIFLKKHAPVIDENGKKRFVDPDITGAMGMYTGNKSWVAGAFRAGSFIKSRIMYRVGAGYGDVNMSFYENLPNGNDKEIDLNFKSFVFYSRVMKQFRNGKWSAGPQYFLLDSKINFPDLNNLPAFANLKDINSTVSQLGAALQFDGRDNIFTPDKGIRLQSDFFWSDKAIGSDYQAWRVNLSAIGYYPIAKKLIGGLRIEGEQVFGSPPFYLRPGINLRGIPAARYQGKTSIVTEGELRWDLYRRWSLMGYGGVASAFNDWDKAFAKPVVYSYGTGFRYLLARKFKLRMGVDVAKGNEDWAYYVVFGSNWLR, from the coding sequence ATGAGAAATAAATATTCAGATGCTACTATGAAAAGCACGAAACTCTTTCAGAAAATTATTCTCGCCAGTCTTTTCTTTCTCTTATCATTTACAATGATGGGACAAAAACCTCATATTAGCGTAAAAGATTCTCTGGACGGAGCATTCGATTTGAGCGATTATATTATTTATGCACATGGTTTTATAGTGGTTCCAACATTAATTACAGAACCTGCTTTAGGCGGAATTGGAGGTGCAATTGTGCCTATTTTCCTTAAAAAACATGCGCCCGTTATTGATGAAAACGGAAAGAAAAGATTTGTAGATCCTGATATTACCGGAGCAATGGGAATGTATACCGGAAATAAGAGCTGGGTTGCAGGTGCTTTTAGGGCAGGAAGTTTCATAAAATCAAGAATAATGTATCGTGTGGGAGCCGGTTACGGAGATGTAAACATGTCTTTTTATGAAAATTTACCCAATGGTAATGATAAAGAAATCGACCTTAATTTTAAATCATTTGTTTTTTATTCCCGCGTTATGAAGCAGTTTCGAAACGGGAAATGGAGCGCAGGACCACAGTATTTTTTGTTGGATTCTAAAATTAATTTTCCGGATTTAAATAATCTTCCTGCATTTGCCAATCTCAAAGATATTAATAGTACCGTGAGTCAGTTAGGAGCAGCGCTTCAGTTCGACGGGCGGGATAATATCTTTACTCCCGATAAAGGAATACGACTCCAGTCAGACTTTTTTTGGTCAGATAAGGCAATAGGCAGTGATTACCAGGCCTGGCGGGTAAATTTATCAGCAATAGGATATTATCCCATCGCTAAAAAATTAATTGGAGGGCTCAGGATCGAAGGAGAACAAGTATTTGGAAGTCCGCCTTTTTATCTACGTCCCGGAATTAATCTAAGAGGGATTCCTGCTGCACGATATCAGGGTAAAACCAGTATTGTTACCGAAGGAGAGTTGAGATGGGATTTATACAGAAGATGGAGTCTTATGGGATATGGCGGTGTGGCAAGTGCTTTTAACGATTGGGATAAAGCTTTTGCCAAACCCGTAGTTTATAGTTACGGAACAGGTTTTAGATATTTACTTGCCCGAAAATTCAAACTCCGTATGGGAGTCGACGTTGCAAAAGGCAATGAAGATTGGGCTTATTATGTAGTATTTGGCAGCAATTGGTTGCGATAA
- a CDS encoding CPBP family intramembrane glutamic endopeptidase — protein METLTLKQRTFNSPVTKIILALLTFLAVVIIGQQIAVKLLDLTLLDKDYRNLLKGLFVSASCVLSYILFFKKYDKRAVTEFAAKGLAKNLIIGTAIGFILQSLTILVIYLNGSYSVININPVSFILIPFALMFTVAIIEEILVRGIIFRIIEEKLGSYVSLTISSVLFGVLHLANPHSTLISSICITTAGFLMGAAFIYSRNLWMPIALHFAWNFTQSGIYGAITSGNEKTKSLLEAKIQGPEFITGGAFGPEGSIQAIAFCAIGTIIILILSRKQNKIIKPYWKQ, from the coding sequence ATGGAAACGCTTACTTTAAAACAAAGAACTTTTAATTCTCCTGTAACCAAAATTATTCTTGCCTTATTGACTTTTTTGGCGGTGGTTATTATTGGTCAGCAAATTGCCGTAAAATTACTGGATTTAACTTTGCTCGATAAAGATTATCGAAATCTTCTCAAAGGTCTTTTTGTGTCGGCATCGTGCGTTTTGAGTTATATTCTATTCTTTAAAAAATATGATAAAAGAGCCGTAACTGAGTTTGCCGCAAAAGGTCTTGCAAAAAATCTTATCATTGGCACTGCCATTGGTTTTATCCTGCAATCGCTTACTATTTTAGTGATTTACCTTAACGGAAGTTACAGCGTTATCAACATCAACCCTGTTTCGTTTATCCTGATTCCGTTTGCTCTTATGTTTACCGTTGCCATTATCGAAGAAATATTGGTAAGAGGTATTATATTCAGAATTATCGAAGAAAAACTGGGGAGTTATGTTTCTTTGACCATTTCGTCGGTACTATTTGGCGTTTTGCATTTGGCAAATCCTCACAGCACTTTGATTTCGAGTATATGCATAACTACTGCAGGTTTTTTGATGGGTGCTGCTTTTATTTACAGCCGTAATTTATGGATGCCAATTGCTTTACACTTTGCCTGGAATTTTACCCAATCAGGGATTTACGGAGCAATCACATCCGGAAACGAAAAAACAAAGAGCTTATTAGAAGCCAAAATACAAGGTCCGGAATTTATTACCGGCGGAGCATTTGGTCCCGAAGGATCGATACAGGCCATTGCTTTTTGCGCTATAGGAACTATTATAATATTGATTTTAAGCCGTAAACAAAACAAAATCATCAAACCGTACTGGAAGCAATAA